The Candidatus Acidiferrales bacterium genome window below encodes:
- a CDS encoding ferredoxin family protein, which translates to MAYVIAEPCIGTKDSACVDVCPVDCIHPRKDEASFEAEKQLYINPDECIDCGACVPVCPVTAIFAMEDLPEKWSSYAAANADWYKAKKA; encoded by the coding sequence ATGGCGTATGTGATTGCAGAGCCTTGCATCGGAACGAAGGATTCGGCATGCGTGGACGTTTGCCCGGTCGATTGCATCCACCCGCGCAAAGACGAAGCCAGTTTCGAAGCCGAAAAGCAGCTCTACATCAATCCCGACGAGTGCATCGATTGCGGCGCCTGCGTTCCCGTATGTCCGGTGACGGCCATCTTCGCCATGGAAGATTTGCCCGAGAAGTGGTCCAGCTACGCCGCAGCCAACGCCGACTGGTACAAAGCTAAGAAGGCATAA
- a CDS encoding PadR family transcriptional regulator has translation MSKQIDLLQGTLDLLILKAVSLGPLHGYGVLLRIQQISQNRLEILQGSLYPALYRLEQQGWIASEWGESENKRKAKYYRLTAAGKRQLLSEAEKWNRMADVIAGILHTSPGEV, from the coding sequence GTGAGCAAACAAATCGACCTGCTGCAAGGAACTCTGGACCTGCTGATTCTGAAGGCTGTTTCGCTGGGGCCGCTGCACGGGTATGGCGTTCTGCTACGCATCCAGCAGATTTCGCAGAACCGTCTGGAGATTCTGCAAGGCTCTCTTTATCCCGCGCTTTATCGGCTCGAACAACAGGGCTGGATTGCCAGCGAATGGGGCGAATCGGAAAACAAACGCAAGGCGAAATATTACCGCCTGACGGCCGCCGGCAAACGACAATTGCTGAGCGAAGCGGAAAAATGGAACCGCATGGCCGACGTGATTGCGGGCATTTTGCATACGTCACCCGGGGAAGTATGA
- a CDS encoding ABC transporter permease has translation MKTLKRLRFWLRAIAHRSRTEGDMDTELRFHIEARAEDLIRAGVSSEEALRRARMEFGGVDKTKEECREARGINLLESLMQDSRYALRMLRKSPGFTAVAVLTLALGIGANTAIFSVVDAVLLHPLPYKAPDRLVWFTESILDVPDNNVSWLDMQDWKSQNNVFTGIAGYSDYKIAFGERDSSNPHLLAARFVSDGYFDIMGVDPLLGRTFDQKENSVGGPPVAVLSHSLWMDDFAGNPAAIGQTLERNNKSWTIVGVMPAGFGAITHTQIWLPFEQVVSKQNLTERQFSWGMYAVGRLKAGVTFEKARVNMSAISLRLEHQYPKTTGGIAVMVPLERRIVGNIRPALLILSAAVLFLLLIACANIASLLLVKAAGRQKEIAVRLALGAGKWRVFRQLIVESLVLSLGGAILGLLLAVWGTKLVAALMPANSPFAKVISLNSSALLFTLALTLLTGLLFGLAPALMSLKMNLQNSLKSGVHQVHGGRNRAHRVLVITEVGLAAALLIGAGLMMRSMVQLFRVAPGFDTHQLLTMDAILGRASILPRPQVALLFDQAVARIQQLPGVESVACASPAPFSDIALLPSWNLTFFAIKGRPPASGTPWVVHTVSVSPDYFRTLRVPLIAGRTFTPADNDNSLPVAVIDQEIAQRYWPGQNPIGSQIKLAVRDFNDPSVKAVTIVGVVGTVKAGGLDAAFGDDIYQPQDQQPTGGATFLVRSSVAPLSLAHSVESAIHGAMPDSPVYHVQTMDEMVQASQATRSLSLRLLAAFSLGALLLAALGLYGVISYVVSQSTNEIGVRMALGAQRTNILRLVLGQGMRMALWGIGAGIVAALALTWLMASLLFGVAAKDPLTFVGVTILLAIVALLACYVPARRAMRVDPMVALRYE, from the coding sequence ATGAAAACGCTGAAACGATTGCGATTCTGGCTGCGGGCTATCGCGCATCGCTCGCGCACCGAAGGCGATATGGATACGGAACTGCGTTTTCATATCGAAGCGCGCGCCGAGGATTTGATACGTGCGGGCGTTTCGAGCGAAGAGGCCCTTCGCCGCGCACGGATGGAGTTCGGCGGCGTGGATAAAACGAAGGAAGAATGCCGCGAAGCGCGGGGCATCAACTTGCTCGAATCGCTCATGCAGGACTCGCGCTATGCCTTGCGCATGCTGCGCAAATCGCCGGGGTTTACGGCGGTCGCGGTGCTGACGCTCGCGCTGGGCATCGGCGCGAACACAGCGATTTTTTCGGTTGTTGATGCTGTTCTGCTCCATCCGTTGCCATATAAAGCTCCGGATCGGCTGGTATGGTTCACGGAATCAATACTCGATGTACCCGACAACAATGTTTCCTGGCTGGATATGCAGGACTGGAAAAGCCAAAACAATGTGTTCACGGGAATAGCTGGATATAGCGACTACAAAATTGCCTTTGGCGAGAGAGATTCCAGCAACCCACATCTCCTTGCGGCGCGCTTTGTTTCCGACGGTTATTTCGACATTATGGGTGTAGACCCACTCCTTGGCCGGACGTTCGATCAGAAAGAAAACAGCGTGGGAGGGCCGCCAGTCGCCGTGCTTTCCCACAGTCTTTGGATGGATGACTTTGCCGGTAATCCTGCTGCGATTGGCCAGACACTCGAGCGCAATAACAAAAGCTGGACAATTGTCGGAGTAATGCCCGCAGGATTCGGTGCAATTACGCATACCCAGATCTGGCTGCCGTTTGAACAGGTCGTTTCAAAGCAAAATTTGACCGAGCGGCAGTTCAGCTGGGGAATGTATGCGGTTGGCCGTTTGAAAGCCGGCGTCACTTTCGAAAAAGCCCGCGTCAATATGTCCGCCATTTCTCTGCGCTTGGAACACCAATATCCGAAGACCACAGGCGGCATTGCCGTTATGGTTCCACTGGAGCGACGCATCGTCGGGAATATCCGGCCCGCACTTTTGATTCTCTCCGCGGCCGTGCTTTTCCTCTTGCTGATCGCTTGCGCCAATATCGCGAGTCTCCTGCTAGTGAAAGCCGCAGGACGTCAAAAGGAAATCGCCGTTCGACTTGCACTTGGCGCGGGCAAATGGAGGGTTTTCCGTCAGCTTATTGTTGAAAGCTTGGTCCTCAGCCTTGGCGGTGCGATTCTGGGGCTATTGCTGGCAGTGTGGGGAACAAAACTGGTTGCCGCGCTCATGCCGGCGAATTCTCCTTTCGCCAAAGTTATTTCCCTCAATAGCAGTGCGTTGCTCTTCACACTGGCACTGACATTGCTCACGGGATTGCTCTTCGGCCTCGCTCCCGCGCTGATGAGCTTGAAAATGAATCTCCAGAACTCCCTGAAGTCAGGCGTTCATCAAGTTCACGGCGGCCGGAATCGCGCTCATAGAGTTCTGGTCATCACGGAGGTGGGCCTTGCGGCTGCACTCTTGATTGGCGCGGGATTGATGATGCGTAGCATGGTGCAATTGTTCCGCGTCGCTCCCGGATTTGATACTCATCAATTGCTCACCATGGATGCCATCTTGGGACGGGCTTCCATTCTTCCTCGCCCGCAGGTTGCCCTGCTGTTCGACCAGGCAGTCGCTCGTATTCAGCAACTTCCTGGCGTTGAGTCTGTTGCATGTGCATCTCCCGCTCCCTTCTCCGACATCGCCCTGCTCCCGTCCTGGAATTTGACGTTTTTTGCCATCAAAGGCCGGCCACCCGCGTCGGGAACTCCTTGGGTGGTGCACACCGTATCTGTCAGCCCGGATTACTTTCGCACTCTACGCGTTCCGCTGATTGCGGGCCGAACCTTCACGCCGGCAGACAATGACAATTCGCTGCCCGTAGCTGTGATCGATCAAGAGATCGCGCAGCGTTATTGGCCGGGCCAAAACCCCATCGGCAGCCAAATCAAGCTTGCCGTACGGGATTTCAATGATCCCTCGGTAAAGGCTGTGACAATCGTCGGCGTAGTGGGTACGGTGAAGGCTGGCGGCCTCGACGCTGCCTTCGGAGATGATATTTATCAGCCGCAAGACCAGCAGCCGACTGGCGGTGCGACGTTTCTCGTTCGTTCGAGTGTCGCTCCGCTCAGCCTCGCGCATTCCGTGGAATCCGCCATTCATGGAGCCATGCCGGACTCTCCCGTATATCACGTGCAAACCATGGACGAGATGGTTCAAGCCTCTCAAGCAACGCGGAGCCTTTCCTTGCGACTTTTGGCTGCTTTTTCTTTAGGCGCTCTTTTGCTGGCGGCGCTGGGGTTGTATGGAGTCATATCCTACGTCGTCAGCCAGAGCACTAATGAGATTGGTGTTCGCATGGCGCTGGGCGCGCAGCGAACGAATATTCTTCGACTCGTATTGGGGCAAGGCATGCGGATGGCGTTGTGGGGGATCGGCGCTGGCATTGTCGCGGCGTTAGCGCTCACCTGGCTTATGGCAAGCCTGCTGTTTGGCGTCGCCGCCAAAGATCCGCTCACATTCGTTGGCGTAACAATTTTGCTGGCGATTGTCGCCTTGCTCGCCTGCTACGTTCCCGCACGCCGCGCCATGCGCGTCGACCCCATGGTGGCGCTGAGGTACGAATGA
- a CDS encoding ABC transporter permease — MKTLKRLRFWLRTVLHRSRTEGDMDTELRFHIEARAEDLIRTGISREEALRRARMEFGGMDKAKEECREARGISIFESLLQDLRYGVRMLRKSPGFTAIAVLTLALGIGANTAIFSIVDSLLLRPLPVAQPGQLVVLAYQQKSGPLQNQMSYPNLQDIQNQGTNAFSGVVGSEIGLDSLAVNGKGERILTNYVTGNFFSMLGLKPALGRLILPSEGQVVDADPVLVLSYSYWQSRFGGDPSVVHEKVSINSHPFTIVGVAPQGFHGVQALLDVQGYIPYGMLAVSGRNPGFMTDRARNGGFAVARLRPGVSLKRANAELAVIGQRLSAQYPTVDDGIRFSAFPELRSRPDPESGSQIVQVGTIFLALTLLVLLLACVNVANILLVRASTRQHEMAMRAALGASRKRLISQLLTESVLLALLGGAAGILLGIWASGAVAGINLKSTIPVFLNFGFDWRVFAFSLCVALFAGVIVGIIPALRASRSDISQILREGGRGIASGKQRLRSALVIAQVSGSLALLVIAALFARSLGAVQKTDFGFDPNHVMNFSMDPHNLDYTDDQAVTFYKNLLDRVRAMPGVQSASVAFAVPFGYITTAGTLSVEGYQPPPNQPAPQVNESMISPSYFQTMHIPMLRGRDFNESDTKTSLRVAIVNEAMAKKFWPHEDPIGRKFQSSSETTKSASGAKEVPLEVVGIAKDARFINLTGPVDPYFFVPITQDVCPFGTLQVRTAVAPEPMVSAIEGVTDSLAPGLPLFDVQTMEEALDTLNGILLFQFGAVLAGVLGLLGMTLAIVGVYGVISYSASQRTHEIGIRMALGAQPGDILKMVLRQGIVIILAGVSIGLLLAFVVARALGDVFVGVSATDPPTYAGVSLLLMAVALTACWIPARRAMRVEPMVALRYE, encoded by the coding sequence ATGAAGACGTTGAAGCGGTTGCGGTTTTGGCTGCGCACTGTCCTGCATCGCTCACGCACGGAAGGCGATATGGATACGGAGCTGCGTTTTCATATCGAAGCGCGCGCCGAGGATTTGATTCGCACGGGCATTTCCCGCGAGGAAGCGCTGCGGCGAGCACGGATGGAGTTTGGCGGCATGGATAAAGCGAAGGAAGAATGCCGCGAGGCGCGCGGGATCAGCATCTTCGAATCGCTGCTACAGGATTTGCGTTACGGCGTGCGCATGCTGCGCAAATCGCCGGGATTTACGGCAATTGCTGTTCTCACGCTGGCGCTGGGCATTGGCGCCAACACGGCGATTTTCAGCATCGTCGATTCGCTGCTTCTGCGGCCGCTTCCCGTTGCTCAGCCTGGCCAGCTTGTGGTTCTGGCGTATCAACAAAAGAGCGGACCACTGCAAAATCAGATGTCGTATCCGAATCTTCAGGATATACAGAATCAGGGGACGAACGCTTTCTCCGGTGTGGTTGGGTCCGAAATTGGACTCGACTCGCTGGCGGTGAATGGCAAAGGCGAAAGGATTCTGACGAATTACGTTACGGGAAATTTCTTTTCGATGCTGGGGCTGAAACCCGCACTGGGGCGGCTGATTCTTCCTTCCGAAGGGCAGGTTGTGGACGCAGATCCTGTTCTCGTGCTCAGTTATTCCTACTGGCAATCGAGATTTGGCGGCGATCCTAGCGTCGTGCATGAAAAAGTATCGATCAACAGCCATCCGTTCACGATCGTCGGCGTTGCGCCCCAAGGGTTTCATGGAGTGCAAGCACTCTTAGATGTACAGGGTTACATCCCCTACGGGATGCTGGCCGTCTCCGGCCGCAACCCCGGCTTTATGACCGATCGTGCGCGGAATGGAGGGTTCGCAGTGGCTCGGCTCCGACCGGGAGTTTCCCTGAAGCGAGCCAATGCGGAACTTGCCGTGATCGGGCAACGGCTCTCGGCCCAATATCCCACAGTGGACGATGGCATTCGATTCAGCGCATTTCCTGAGCTTCGTTCGCGCCCTGACCCAGAGTCCGGCTCGCAGATCGTGCAAGTGGGAACAATATTTCTGGCACTGACACTGCTTGTTCTCCTGCTCGCGTGCGTGAATGTGGCAAACATACTGCTCGTGCGCGCCTCGACGAGGCAGCACGAGATGGCCATGCGCGCGGCGTTGGGAGCTTCGCGAAAGCGGCTCATCAGCCAACTGCTGACAGAGAGCGTTCTGCTGGCCCTGCTTGGCGGCGCAGCAGGCATTCTCCTGGGAATCTGGGCCAGCGGCGCCGTGGCGGGCATCAATTTGAAGTCCACCATCCCGGTCTTTCTCAATTTCGGTTTTGACTGGCGCGTTTTCGCATTCTCTCTGTGCGTCGCATTATTCGCGGGCGTAATTGTCGGAATCATTCCGGCGTTGCGAGCTTCCCGTTCGGATATCAGCCAAATTCTGCGCGAGGGCGGCCGCGGAATTGCGTCCGGCAAACAACGGCTGCGCAGCGCGCTGGTCATCGCGCAAGTCAGCGGCTCGCTGGCGCTGCTGGTCATCGCCGCGCTTTTCGCGCGCAGCCTGGGAGCGGTGCAGAAGACCGATTTCGGGTTTGATCCAAATCACGTCATGAATTTCAGTATGGACCCCCACAACTTGGATTACACAGATGACCAGGCGGTGACGTTCTACAAGAACCTGCTGGACCGCGTCCGCGCGATGCCGGGCGTGCAGTCCGCAAGCGTGGCGTTCGCGGTTCCGTTCGGCTATATCACCACGGCTGGGACGCTGAGCGTCGAGGGTTATCAGCCGCCGCCGAACCAACCAGCTCCACAGGTCAACGAGAGCATGATTTCGCCGAGCTACTTTCAAACGATGCACATCCCGATGCTGCGGGGCCGCGACTTCAATGAGTCCGACACGAAAACATCACTGCGCGTCGCCATTGTCAACGAAGCGATGGCGAAAAAGTTCTGGCCGCATGAGGACCCGATCGGCCGGAAATTTCAGTCGTCCAGCGAAACAACAAAATCTGCGAGCGGAGCAAAGGAAGTGCCGCTGGAGGTGGTTGGCATCGCGAAAGACGCGCGGTTTATAAATCTTACGGGACCGGTCGATCCTTATTTCTTCGTGCCGATAACGCAGGATGTCTGTCCGTTTGGGACGCTGCAGGTGCGCACCGCCGTGGCGCCGGAACCGATGGTTTCTGCAATCGAAGGCGTGACTGATTCGCTGGCGCCGGGTCTTCCCTTGTTCGACGTGCAGACAATGGAGGAAGCGCTGGATACGCTGAACGGCATCCTGCTCTTCCAGTTCGGAGCTGTGCTGGCTGGGGTTCTCGGCTTGCTTGGAATGACGCTTGCAATTGTCGGGGTCTATGGCGTCATCTCGTATTCGGCGAGCCAGCGCACCCACGAAATCGGCATTCGCATGGCGCTCGGCGCGCAGCCGGGCGACATCCTGAAAATGGTCTTGCGACAAGGCATCGTCATTATCCTCGCGGGCGTGAGCATCGGATTGCTGCTCGCGTTCGTGGTTGCGCGAGCGCTCGGAGATGTTTTTGTGGGCGTGAGCGCGACGGATCCGCCGACGTATGCCGGCGTGTCACTTCTCCTGATGGCTGTGGCGTTGACTGCATGCTGGATTCCTGCGCGGCGCGCGATGCGGGTCGAGCCCATGGTGGCGCTGCGATACGAGTAA
- a CDS encoding ABC transporter permease, which produces MKTLMRLRFWLRAVVHRSRTEGDMETELRFHIEARAEDLIRTGISREEALRRARMEFGGVDKTKEECREARGINLLESLLQDLRYGVRMLRKSPGFTAVAVLTLALGIGANTAIFSIVDAVLLRAFPYPDADQLVFVFNAPVKQPDALSALSYRDLRECREQNRVFSEMAGNAFHDLTLTGAGEPSIVNAADVTPEIFSLLGAKPLAGRTLAPEDGKPGAAPVAMVSENLWRSRFGANPGVIGKSINLDMRSFVVVGILPASFHYPDGAARQDVWIAAAQDPLIGPFLKQPGVRALGGIARLKPGISMEQAQAEMTTAAERLAKEFPPQDSGLTIRVQPYRQAVVGNMKSALLILLGAVGLVLLIACANIANLLLSRATSRSREIAVRIALGAGRARIVRQLLTESALLGLLGGIAGVLLALWSVWILRPFLPPEVMQINSIHIGEPVLAFALVLSLAAAMAFGLAPALLATPSNLQTKIKQGGERGGQRGGQRVRSFLAVAEISLAMVLLVAGGLLIRSFALVTAVNPGFDPNHVIEAEISLPQFQYSTPQQWSAFANELLARLHALPGMEDSALAAPLPMDRQGEATFPFTIAGNPSLPPGKSNTADYATVSPDYFRVMRIPLLRGRFFTDQDSPSNPKIAIISETLAQRYFPNEDPVGRQMKFGFPPNGDVSREIVGIAGDVRDESLGKKPGPMMYVPFAQAPLYGGEIVVRSSLNATSVAAGIRQATHAIDEDLPITDIASFPDMIGKSIAQERFRTLLLGSFSAIALVLAAVGIFGVISYSAAQRTHEIGVRMALGAQPRDVLCLILGQGAKLALFGLCIGIVAALLLTRLMASMLYRISATDPLTFFVVAILLLGVALLACYIPARRAMRVDPMVALRYE; this is translated from the coding sequence ATGAAGACGCTGATGCGGTTGCGATTCTGGCTGCGGGCCGTCGTGCATCGGTCACGCACTGAGGGCGATATGGAGACGGAGCTGCGTTTTCATATCGAAGCGCGCGCCGAGGATTTGATTCGCACAGGCATTTCGCGCGAAGAGGCGCTGCGCCGCGCGCGCATGGAGTTCGGCGGCGTGGACAAAACGAAAGAAGAATGCCGCGAAGCGCGGGGCATCAACTTGCTCGAATCGCTCTTGCAGGATTTGCGCTATGGCGTGCGCATGCTGCGGAAGTCGCCGGGGTTTACGGCTGTGGCAGTGTTGACGCTGGCGCTAGGCATCGGCGCGAACACGGCGATTTTCAGCATCGTGGACGCCGTGCTCTTGCGAGCGTTTCCGTATCCCGACGCCGATCAGCTCGTTTTCGTGTTCAACGCGCCAGTGAAACAGCCGGATGCGCTTTCGGCGCTGTCGTACAGAGATTTGCGCGAGTGCCGGGAGCAGAACCGCGTGTTCAGCGAGATGGCGGGCAATGCGTTTCATGATCTCACGCTGACCGGAGCGGGTGAGCCTTCGATTGTAAACGCAGCGGATGTGACGCCGGAGATTTTTTCTCTGCTTGGCGCAAAGCCTCTCGCGGGCCGGACGCTCGCGCCCGAAGATGGCAAGCCAGGCGCGGCGCCAGTGGCGATGGTGAGCGAAAATCTCTGGCGCAGCCGGTTCGGCGCAAATCCTGGCGTCATCGGCAAGTCCATCAATCTCGACATGCGTTCGTTCGTGGTGGTCGGAATTTTGCCGGCGAGCTTTCACTATCCCGACGGTGCAGCGCGGCAGGATGTATGGATTGCCGCCGCGCAGGACCCGCTTATCGGACCTTTTCTGAAGCAGCCGGGCGTGCGCGCGCTGGGCGGGATTGCGCGGCTTAAACCTGGGATTAGCATGGAACAAGCGCAGGCCGAAATGACGACCGCCGCGGAGCGGCTGGCCAAAGAATTTCCCCCGCAAGATTCCGGACTCACGATTCGAGTTCAGCCGTACCGGCAGGCGGTCGTCGGAAATATGAAATCCGCGCTGCTGATCTTGCTGGGTGCGGTCGGGCTGGTGCTGCTGATCGCCTGCGCGAATATCGCGAACCTGCTGCTATCGCGAGCGACTTCGCGGAGCCGAGAGATTGCCGTGCGCATTGCGCTTGGCGCAGGGCGAGCGCGGATTGTCCGGCAATTGCTGACGGAGAGTGCTTTGCTGGGATTGCTTGGCGGAATCGCCGGCGTGCTGCTTGCTCTGTGGAGCGTCTGGATCCTGCGGCCTTTCTTGCCACCGGAAGTTATGCAGATCAATTCGATTCATATTGGCGAACCCGTTCTGGCGTTTGCGCTGGTGCTGTCGCTTGCTGCGGCGATGGCGTTTGGGCTCGCGCCTGCACTGCTGGCGACGCCGTCCAATTTGCAGACGAAGATCAAACAAGGCGGCGAACGCGGCGGGCAGCGTGGCGGACAGCGCGTGCGGAGCTTCCTGGCCGTCGCGGAAATTTCTCTGGCGATGGTGCTGCTGGTCGCAGGCGGATTACTGATTCGCAGCTTTGCGCTGGTCACAGCTGTGAATCCGGGCTTCGATCCGAACCATGTCATCGAAGCGGAGATTTCGCTTCCGCAATTCCAATACTCGACTCCACAACAATGGAGCGCTTTCGCGAACGAACTGCTGGCGCGGCTTCATGCACTGCCCGGCATGGAGGATTCCGCGCTGGCGGCACCGCTGCCGATGGATCGCCAGGGCGAAGCTACTTTCCCGTTCACCATTGCGGGGAATCCGTCGCTGCCGCCGGGAAAATCGAACACTGCGGATTATGCGACGGTGAGTCCGGATTATTTTCGCGTGATGCGAATCCCGCTGCTGCGCGGGCGATTTTTTACGGACCAAGATTCGCCATCCAATCCGAAAATCGCGATCATCAGCGAAACACTGGCGCAGCGCTATTTCCCGAATGAAGATCCCGTCGGACGGCAAATGAAATTCGGATTTCCGCCAAACGGCGACGTGTCGCGCGAAATCGTGGGCATCGCCGGCGACGTGCGCGACGAATCGCTTGGAAAGAAACCGGGGCCGATGATGTACGTGCCTTTCGCGCAGGCACCTCTTTACGGAGGCGAAATCGTGGTGCGAAGCTCGCTGAACGCAACGAGCGTGGCGGCGGGAATTCGGCAGGCAACGCACGCTATTGACGAAGACCTGCCGATCACGGACATCGCGTCGTTCCCGGACATGATCGGCAAATCGATTGCGCAGGAGCGATTTCGCACGTTGCTGCTCGGTTCGTTCAGCGCGATTGCGCTTGTGCTTGCGGCAGTTGGAATTTTTGGCGTGATTTCCTATTCGGCGGCACAGCGCACACACGAAATTGGAGTCCGAATGGCGCTCGGCGCGCAGCCGCGCGACGTGCTGTGCTTGATTCTGGGGCAAGGAGCAAAGCTCGCGCTTTTCGGCTTATGCATTGGCATCGTCGCGGCACTTCTGCTCACACGACTGATGGCGAGTATGCTCTATCGCATTTCCGCTACGGACCCGCTGACCTTCTTTGTGGTGGCAATTCTCTTGCTTGGCGTTGCGCTGCTGGCTTGCTATATCCCCGCGCGGCGCGCGATGAGAGTCGATCCGATGGTTGCGCTGCGGTACGAATAG
- a CDS encoding TlpA disulfide reductase family protein yields MNAKQMRVMGIWLGRGALAIALGLMCAVCIAPRDATAKTATKKGPLPLIDAAGYQRLVARHKGKLLVVNFWATWCVPCRKEYPLLIEVAKEYQPKGVVFEGISFDEASTTGAIADFLTIYRPVFPNYQKDPKTPAGTLDAVIDRAWSGGLPSTIFYRRDGVMDAQFYGPQTRANFEKEIESLLKNANPFATKSGK; encoded by the coding sequence ATGAATGCGAAGCAAATGCGCGTGATGGGAATTTGGCTTGGGCGCGGCGCGCTTGCAATCGCGCTAGGTCTTATGTGCGCGGTGTGCATCGCGCCCAGAGATGCGACGGCGAAAACGGCGACGAAAAAAGGGCCACTGCCGCTGATTGACGCCGCCGGGTATCAAAGGCTGGTCGCGAGGCACAAAGGCAAATTACTGGTGGTGAATTTCTGGGCGACGTGGTGCGTTCCCTGCCGGAAGGAATATCCGCTGCTGATCGAAGTGGCGAAGGAATATCAGCCGAAGGGCGTGGTGTTCGAAGGGATCAGCTTCGACGAAGCCTCGACGACGGGCGCGATTGCGGATTTTCTGACGATTTACCGACCGGTGTTTCCAAATTACCAGAAAGATCCCAAGACGCCGGCGGGAACACTCGATGCAGTGATCGATCGCGCGTGGAGCGGCGGGCTGCCTTCAACGATTTTCTACCGGCGGGACGGCGTGATGGACGCGCAGTTTTACGGGCCGCAGACGCGCGCGAATTTCGAAAAGGAAATCGAGAGTTTGCTGAAAAACGCGAATCCGTTCGCAACGAAGAGCGGCAAATAA
- a CDS encoding metal-dependent hydrolase gives MLKTRGNRLTWLGHAAFKITTASGKVILVDPWIATNPGCPAELKKLDRVDTMLITHGHFDHIADAVELGKKFSPQIVGIYETCAWLESKGVKNTSGMNKGGTQKAGEIEVTMTHAVHSCGIEDDGKIIYGGEACGYVIRLPGGMTIYHAGDTAVFSDMKLIGELYKPELALLPIGDFYTMGPREAALAIRLLGAMHVIPMHFATFPALTGSPEELKRLTQDISGLEIHALKPGESVGQETQRK, from the coding sequence ATGCTGAAGACTCGCGGAAATAGACTGACCTGGCTGGGACATGCGGCGTTCAAGATCACGACGGCGAGCGGGAAAGTGATTCTGGTCGATCCGTGGATCGCGACGAATCCAGGGTGCCCGGCGGAACTGAAGAAACTCGACCGCGTCGATACAATGCTGATCACGCACGGGCATTTCGACCACATCGCGGACGCGGTGGAACTTGGGAAAAAGTTTTCGCCGCAGATTGTGGGAATTTACGAGACATGCGCGTGGCTGGAGTCGAAGGGCGTGAAGAATACGTCGGGCATGAACAAGGGCGGGACGCAGAAGGCGGGCGAAATCGAAGTGACGATGACGCACGCGGTACATTCGTGCGGAATCGAGGACGATGGCAAGATTATTTACGGGGGCGAAGCGTGCGGATATGTGATCCGGCTGCCGGGAGGAATGACGATTTATCACGCGGGCGATACGGCGGTCTTCAGCGACATGAAATTGATCGGCGAACTTTACAAGCCGGAGCTGGCGCTGCTGCCGATCGGGGATTTTTATACGATGGGGCCGCGCGAGGCGGCGCTGGCGATTCGACTGCTCGGAGCGATGCACGTTATTCCGATGCACTTCGCGACGTTTCCGGCGCTGACAGGATCGCCGGAAGAGTTGAAGAGATTGACGCAGGACATTTCAGGGCTGGAGATTCACGCACTGAAGCCGGGAGAGAGCGTCGGGCAAGAGACGCAGCGCAAATAA
- a CDS encoding DinB family protein, with product MTRTLSLLERTPASLDALLRGLSAEWTSQNEGENTWSAYGVVGHLIHGERTDWMPRARMILKYAETQTFVPFDRFAQSRESQGKSLAQLLDEFSRLRAENLAELRAMNLQPEDFARRGRHPALGTVTMSQLLAAWVVHDLTHLHQISRILSHQYRDAVGPWAKFLGVLQCSGHSAS from the coding sequence TTGACTCGTACTCTATCGCTTCTTGAACGTACTCCCGCTTCTCTCGACGCGCTTCTCCGTGGCCTGTCGGCGGAATGGACGTCGCAAAATGAAGGCGAAAATACCTGGAGCGCTTACGGCGTCGTCGGCCATCTTATCCATGGCGAGCGTACGGACTGGATGCCGCGTGCGCGCATGATTCTGAAATATGCCGAGACGCAGACATTCGTTCCCTTTGATCGTTTCGCACAGTCACGTGAAAGCCAGGGAAAATCGCTCGCGCAGCTCTTGGACGAATTTTCGCGTCTGCGCGCCGAGAATCTAGCCGAGCTTCGCGCGATGAATCTTCAGCCGGAGGATTTTGCGCGCCGCGGCCGCCATCCCGCGCTCGGCACGGTCACCATGTCGCAGTTGCTCGCTGCCTGGGTCGTTCACGACTTGACGCACCTGCACCAAATCTCGCGCATTCTCTCGCATCAATATCGCGATGCCGTCGGCCCGTGGGCGAAGTTCCTCGGCGTACTCCAATGTTCCGGCCATAGCGCATCTTGA